ACTCtgcatgcaaaattcaaataaagaaatgttttCGTTTCCCCGTCTACATCAAGTTATTCTGTTATTATGACTCAATTTCCTCCAGTAATTAACTATAATTACTTCAGTCATCCTCAGGCCCTTGTAAAGGAACATGGGAaagatacatacagtacaccaCAGTATGTTAATCAAAAGACACTCAAATTTCTATACTTGGTAGACAAGGGTTCTGCTTTATATCCCTCACCTCAGATGGATGAGGTAGCGCAATATTCTTTCCTCGGTCTGCAGGAGgttttttttattgacatttcCATTCATGTCACGTTTCATGGGAATAGAATATGTCCTTTGTCGAAGGAATGTCTGGTGATTGGCTGGCATCTCTCTCAAGTCATAAATCACAACAAACATCTTCACCACAGTCTTGCTGGGATTGAATAAGGTCTAAAAAGCATAATGTAGCAGTGTGTTCATTTCAGAGCATAAAAAGTCATTCAAATTTAGGCTGGTTGTTTTACAATGATTAATGCAGTATTTATGAATAGATTCACTTTAGGATTAAGCCTTGCAATAATAAAACGGTTGTTTTAAAATTGTATCAATATAATAATAGCATTTCTAGGGACCGAAGTTGGATTTTTAGACTATTTCTCAATTTTTCTTACTTTTCCCTAATTACACTGCCCCACTCCCACTCTGGGACTGCAAATTTTCAAATCTGCACTTACCACTTGAATTGTTCCTGAAGGAGGTACTCGATAACCCCTTTTTCCTAGGGACTCCAAGTTAATTACACCCTAAAAACAAAGAGTTGAATATATGTATTCATTTCTGCACTAATTTTGCAAGGCACGAGAATTCGTGAAATGAATGGCCGCCAAAACAGTATTGTACTAATACTGTACTGCAATCCAATATGGAAAAATTGAAGTAATTTGATCCCCGATCACCTGATCGCCCGATTTTTCACCAGACATCAAATATTGCCTTGATAACTGACATTTATAGCTCacagcatactgtactgtattataaaacTTGGACTGAGAGACTGCAGTTGTGTTAGTTATTGCATTTGTACTAGGTATTAAATACGGTACATTGTTATTGAAGTTGTACTAAGTATGAattggcttttatttatttattttctgtacaaCGCTTTGGGATGCTGATCATGAAAAGCGTTTTATAAAGTTGAATGTTGCTGAATAAACTGTCAATTCAACTGAGCTATGCCTGTGCACTCCGCAAATATAAAGGGCGCTAATGTCAACCACATTTTCTGGCTGTGAAAATAAGAGGTTTACAGTACCCCTTTGCTTGTGCCAGTGTCAGTTGCTAACAGTGTTTCTTTAAGCAATTTTACAATACATGTGGACAGATAATTAAAGATATGAGGACCAGTTCCTGAAATTCCAGCAATTTCCTACTTGTAATAATACATTTGACAGGAAATACCTCCAGATCTAATGTGTTTTTTGACACTGTAGTGGATCTTACCTTGTATGGAGAGGGCGCATTGTCATCTGAAACACTGTAGAACGACACTTCCACTGGGAGGGTCATATGACTGGGACAAAATGTTCCACTCGCTCCAACCTCTGTGGTGAAACCTTCAATGGTGCCTAGTGGCTCCAATCGGTGGTTCAAGACAGATTCCTGTAGACATGAAATATGGATTCTGTTCAACTTGGCTGATCCATTCATAGATTGCATTCAATTCTCCTCTCTTCTGGctacacttgtgtgtgtgttttggataACCGAGATGACAATTCTGAAGATCTATATACTGCATAAGGCAACATGATATCTGTATGGATTATCAGGTCTTGGAGAACAGTATATAAGGTTCATTAGTTAACAGGGGTTTACAgaccattaaaaaatatataataataataaactacttcAAATACTTACAGCACTGATGAAATATTATTGTATAGCAATTATAAGGGAACTGAGCATCACCAGAGTTACTTTCCATCCATGTCATTGAGCCAGACAAAGGACATTCAATTCTACATGCAAACTGATTGGCCCAGCCCACTATGAAGTGCTGTTAACCTTAAGTAACCTACTGTAATTCACCACAGTGAATCATACCAAAATAGCAATGACACagacatgtatttttaatttgagCTTATAAAACATGTATAAGTACATACCTCAAAATTTCCCAAAAGGCTGAGACTTGCTGGTGGAGCACTTGTACTTAAGAGTTGTTGGCCTTgttcttcttcatcatcttctgTTTTCAAAGACACTctgttaaatacaaaacaatatgttTAGCATTGAATTTTCTCTGGTTACCCATACAGGATGTACATTTCATTAAAACGTAATAATGCTGTTAATTGTATATTGATTTCATACTGAACTGTTTATAGAGCCAATCTGTCATTGGCTTGTAAACATAAAAGCTGACAGCAGGTGGCAGTGCTTCATGTAGCTTCCTTTTGTACCAAAGCCTGTGCAATGTAAAAACTGCCATCACAGATCAGAAAATGCTTATGGTAACTAAACATGATACTTATTAGTGCAGCAAGTTCCAAAAAGCAACAGGACGGGATTAGTTTGTGATTAGTTTACAGAAGAGCCTAGTACTGGTAAAATCTCAAAGACTTGAACGGCTTAACCCAACTTAAAACAAGAGCAAGCTTCCAGTTACTGTTTGAATCCAGTCAGAGCTGTATTTAAACGTTAAGCTAAACAgttcaattaattaaattaaatattctaGTATCAACCTTCTGCCCATGCATACCAAAACTGAAAAATATCagttaaaagaagaaaaatacctTTTTGTGCTAGACCATGGCAGGCCTTTACAATGTGATAATGACGTAGCCAAATCAAAATATCCAGTTTGTGTTCTTCTTTGAGGAACCTACAAAAACAATGCTACGTTTAATGCATGTATCTGTGAAATTAAAGTATGCTTTTGGAAAACTCTTGGTTCACAAAAATCCATACAAAAAGACACTTTACGGACATATGACTAAGTACAATAATTTAAAAGGATCATatgcacttaaaaacaaatatatttaacagTATATACAAGATGGTGAACAAGGTGGTACAATGTACCTTCagaaaatacatatcaactaaaATAGTAACCCACCCAGGTCCAGGTCTTCTAAAATTCCATAGACAAAATGCACCAGTCgactaaaaaaaaagtatttactttactttactggCTAAACCAGTCCACGAAGCATATTGCATGTCAGCatcatgttatttaaatatatgaaaCTGGTGGCAAGCAGACCACTAAAGGGCTGCAGGACATTAAAAGATAAAGACTCACAAGTTCAAGTATTTTTGGACTATAATAAACTATCTTGGCTTTCAGGAAGGCCCAGCTTTGATTTTCAAGTATTGAATTTATTTGAGAATTTTTAATGCAATAACGTTTCGCATGTGGTTTACAGAAATGCATCTCAGTTTAAACCATGAGATTAGAACTTACTGGACTTGAAAGCAGAGGCAGCCCGGTGCACGGGTGGAAGGCTTTTGCTGCAATCCCATCTAAAGAGCGACGGTTCTGCTTCTTCCAGACATTGCAAGGCTTCAGGGGAGACGGTGCATTAACGTTCTgtgtaaaacagaataaaaatgttcattaaaatgcattcaaattagGCATTTCATGGTACAGAATAGGCTTATTTGTTTCTAAATAAATAGCAAACACTTAAGTTTGAAAGGTTCATGTTTTTTGGCATTTATTTTCTTACATGCAGAGTTTCTGAGCTGACTCTCCTGTATGAAACTTTCTTAGTCCACATGCAAATCTGATGCAGTATACATCTGAACGTGGATTGCATTGTGTCCAATAGCAGTTTCAAGCGATTGGCTGTGATTGATTAACAAGGCCTGTAAATAGGCCAAGTGGATCCCCATGGGCTGTGAAACCAGTCCTCCCCATTTCAGTCCCCTGCACCTCAATATGAACTACACTGCTCCACACTTGTGCAGAAAGCATTACGTCAAAATATCCTTAAGGGCTGATGTAATTATAAGAGTAGTACTACAAGCTTCACCCTACATGCAAACCCTTCGCCCCCCTATCTACAgttatttcacaaataattgcTTCTTAATGCTAATTTAAAGGTTGGTTTCACAGTCCTCATTTAGCACTCGTCTTGGACTACCTATTGTTATTTTGCtaaaatcggggtctgtgaaaccagctgtttgtTATACAAAAACTGTTTATTCAATGTGTAACATAATGTCCCATTGTGGATTTAAATGACTTACCAACACATTCAAGTCCTGTGCTCGTTCAGCCTTTCCTTTCAAGTCTTCATGAGAACCTCTCAGTATAGGGATGGTAAAGGTGCTGGGGTCTTTGTTTTCATCCTGCAAAGATGTGCATTTCTCTGCTTGATCCCGACCTTTCAAATTGTTGATCTCTTTATGTGAACGGGTTTCTGTAAGCTGAAACTTGTTTTGTTCATACACTTCTTTAGTTCTTTCAAAACAGTCTTTATACAGAACGTTATCTGGGCCCTTTTTGGCATTGTGTAATCTATCTGACGTTTGTAATTCAGATTTGGGTCTTGTGTCTTCAAGTTTTTTGCAGGCCTCATACTGCAGGTTTAAGGAACAGTCAGGTTTATTATTGTCAGGAACATTTGTTCTGCTACTTTTAATGTTTGTGCAAATGTGTACATCAGTGCTGTTTGTGTTAATTAAAAGTCGAGAGGTATCTTGGCATGGTACCAGGTCTTCCTTCTGACCCTTAGAACATACTCTATCTGTTTTATTTGGTTCTTTCACCATGCCTTCTTTGCAAATTTCATATGTGCTATTTAGCAGACCATTGCATTTGTTTTGGGACTGCTGAATTGTGTCTTGTACTAGTCTTGAAATATCCTGAACAGTTTTGGATATTCTAGAACCCTCACTTGAGTCTGGTAAAAGCAGCCTTCTCCGTGCCCCTGGCATGGTGGAAGACCTGAGCTCACTGTCAATTTTGGCTTTGCTACATAAACTCACAGGTGTGTCGGAGGAAGAGGACCTGCTCTTTCCTTCACAACTGTTTTCTGGGAAAGCACCATCTTGGGGGGTACAGTTGGTTGAGGAGGgatctttgctgtttttaaataggCTGTCTTCTTCATGAGAACTCCAGAAGGAATTTGAGCCGAGCAAGTTTGGTTCACGGTTGCTGAATAGGCTTCCAGGGATATGCGGTGTAGTTGGATCACAATAATTCAGATGCTGGGCAATGCGTGCAATAACCTCTTGCCTCTCTTGAAGAAGGGACCCAATAAGGGGGTTGGTTTCTCTGGCAGATAGTCTAGTACACTGGCTCGCAGGTACATGTGAATCCGCCAACGACAATGACTTGAATGACTGGATTTGCGTCTCAGAGGGTTGCATCTTGGAACTTTCTCCACGGCTTGTTGAACTATAGTCCTGATTCTTAGGCTGCCTTGATCTTACATCAGAACCATTGTTTAATTTGGAATAATACCACCTTACAGCTTTGCCGGGGGAACTGGCCTCAGGTGGTGAACATTTTCTTGGGTTTACAACACTGTCTGGTAAAGGTGACCAGGTTGGTTTACTAAAAAGCTGTGGAGAGCCCTGCAGACTGCATTGGTTTACTTCTGTGATGTCACAATGCTTAGAATTTTCCTCCTGTTCCTGGATCTTCTTTCCATAGACAGTTAGGCTGGTGTGAatgctacattttaaaactggGTAATTAGGCTGTCTAGGTAGGGACTGGACGCGCACTTTCAAGGCAACACTGTGAGAAACATTGGGAACTGGAAAGATGTGTTCGGTTGGGGGTTGGGTGAAATTCCAAATCAATTCTTCTTCCGCAGCACTTATCCTAAAAGAAAGGACAACAGATGTTGAATGTGCTTAAAAGGGGGTCTTTAAATGACGACAAgtacactgacattttttttttgtatccactAATTGGAGTCTACATCAAgaatgcaaaataaacacaaaatttaCAGCAGAATATACAAAATGTTAACACATTACTTGCAACAAACAGCATGCTAGTATGTATTCCTTTTCTTACCTGTACAGAATATTTCGTGGAACAACTCCATGTGATGCACTTAACCATGCACTCAACTGTGAGAAGAACACATATGAGCGGACTGCCAACAGAAGGGTCTTTTCTTCAATAAACCGATCTCCACTTCTAAATGGTAAAAAAAGGACACAAAACATTGACGAGCATACTTTTTTTTCAGTATGATTTGCTGTATCCTCCTCCTTAGGACTTTAATTAAATTGACTatctgaagaaattgaaaaccaATATATGTAAATCAACATGTTAGTTTCCTGTATACCTTCAACCAGGAAGATGCAAAATCCATATTTACCAAACAAACGGATCTAAGCACTCTTGAAAGCTTGTTGGTCcgtcttttttatttcttaaccaATAGCACTTAATACAGAAATAGGTTTTTTCACACACAATCATGAATAACTTGTATATAGTACTGAGGTAGATATTATCCTTGATTATGTCGAATGACCTCGATATACATACCGCTTTGTGTTTTATTCAAAGttggttcgttttttttttttgttctgtatatGCTTTGTAGACATTAATATGAAAACATACATCTTGAGGAAAAAGTGTCACGTGCTTTTGTTTTGGGATTCTGGGCATTGTTGTCATCAAGATACCAGTCTTGAGCTTTTTCCAAATGGTATGATTTGACAGATAAACtaagaaaccacaataccaaggGTGTAACCAAGACTTACTGTCTGGGAACTGGCTGCAAGGTCCACCTTTCTAGCAACAAAGCATCCTGTTTGATGGCAGGATCATTTATGTCATTCCCTTCAGAAGTGGAACCTTCATCACTATAGCAACAGTCTGGAAGCAGCATCACTTCAACCATAATGGGAATATTATTCCGCCAGAGAAGCACCACTTCAGACCTTGTCCTTCTGGCTTGTCGGCACTGTCAATGCATTAGACATCACACATATTTACACAAAGTTAATaagtaaataacttaaataacttTCACTATTTCAGCTGTTTGTTCTTTTATTAACTATGTGTAGGCCAGCACATTAAGTCGATTCGTTTTAGGGTCCCGGCAGCAGGCCTAATAgggttacagtttttttttttttttttaaaacatgtacaacTACCCCAACAAGTACAAAAAGGGACACAGGGTAGTGTAtatcacagaaaaaaatactgtCTCTAAAATTACAATGCACATGAAAAAGCATGAATATTATACTTAGTGGCAAACACTTGGTGATAAAAACAGCTTTGAGACTAAAACGTATTCTGCAAGTACAACTCTAAGCATTCCCATTCATTGCTTAAAAAGGTATTATCCAGCTTGATGCAGTTTGGTTTGCTTGTGTAATGTACCTGTGGTAATTTATCACTGCATTCATGCTTGGTGTTAACCGGCTGACCCGACTGTGCTGGAGGGCAGTGGAGTCCTTCTGTTCTACCCTTCACAGAGCATTCTGGCGTTCGGCCTTCAGTGATCAACAAGGTCAGGAAGACCAGCAAGTCTTCCGCATCATATTCAAAATATTCCTCAGAGGcatctgcaaaaaacaaaacaacatcagATTTAAAACGTACGCTTTGCTTTCAACAGAGCCTTTCCACTGTGGAAATGCCAAAAAGGTGACCACTCTGGAGTAGGGCTTATTAACATCGGTGTCAAGCCAGACACATTTTATTATCCAAAAATCATGGCAAAGGTAACTAAACTGATTCTGTACTAAAAAAATCAATGTTCTCTGCAAGCTTTATCAGAACAAAATGTTGCTGCAAATAGAAATTGCTTTGTTTTGGAGATACTATTGTCAGTTGCAATAGTGAACAAAACAGTGGCCATGCCAGCTCcaagttaatgatacaaaactggTATACAATCATAAAGAGAATTGCTATAGACTTCTAGCTGGAATCCATCCATTAAAAAGAGCTCAGACTTTATTTGTTATGAATAAAATCTCAGTGACCTACTCTGTATATCCCTATTGACTATACTGTAGCTTTAATATGGTCACTTGAGCTTTGACCTCACAAAACATTGCTGGATTACTGCtttacacaccaaaaaaaaaaaaaaaaaacacacaggcaagaATAAAATGCTTGGCGATTTGACATGCATTCCAGCTTTAGTCAAACAGCCTTAGGCCTATGTTAATTCGTATGCTTTaagaaatctaaaaaaaaagtgacaaagaaacaattaaacaaatatgtgcaaataattaatgaaaatactttaaaaagaaTCAAAACTTGCAGTGTGCTCTGGCTAACCTATTTTATTCACATTTACCTTATTGTACTGTGATGTACAGGGCGATAAAGTAAGTTTATCATATcacgttgatgtggtaaacttactttctaatcaccctgtacattgtGACAAATTGCTATTTTTGTAACAATACGAAAGGTAAACACTTCACGATCTACAGTTTGTGCATTAAAAAGGGAAGAGAATGCATAGGGAAATACAGTGGATCCTTTGTTAGTCCTGCTGTACAAGATTCAGGCAAAGCTAGCACAAAGAATTTAAATTCAGCAGTCCTCTGTGAATCAGGCTGCAGCTGCAGGCATTCTTTATAAACTAAACAAAGGTCTTGGATAGTCCGAAGCCAATTAAATGTTTCACTAATACCTACATTGGAAGGCCTTATTTGCCTATCACAGAATTAGACATGTATTCAGTGGGATATTTTTGGTACATTTCCACTACAAAAGACACAAATAATTCTCAAGTACTCGCTGTGGAAGGCCGATTTTCTTGATTCATGTCATTGCAAAACAATCAAAAGAGGTGAACAACGTAATTTTGGAATTCTATAGAAACACCTCTTGCacttatattaaaaacacattcaatgCAAGTCTACATCTTCAGTAGTTGAGAGCTTTATTTCAATAGAAGTTCCAGCATGTAAAGATCTTATCACTTCGAATGACCtaacagtaaagaaaacaaaaaacagactgtACAAATTGCAGTCTTGTATAACTGTGTACAGTATTCACAGCACATACTTTTTTTATTGAGGCACACTTCCATGGAACACTGCACATACACAGCTGATGTTATTTAAAGATCTCCAGCCAGCTGGACTTGCTTTGGAGAAGTCAGCATAATCACAAAAGTCCAAAAGCTTTTTCTGTACtcttaataacaaaacaaagtttGCAAATGATTGAATACCTAGAATCATAAACTACAGGCTTAAACAAATTTACACAAGACAGGAAGAAGTCTATCTTAAAGCACTTGGCCCAAGGAGCTCCACCCATAAAGTACAGAAACCACAGGCTGACAAAATACAGCAGGCACaacaaaaatgtgttattttcagTGGTTACGCACCTTTGTCTATAATAGAAAACTACATCTGAGCAGTGGGAACAAGACACTATAAAGCAGATCCAGGGATGGATTCAGACAAGAGTGCTTAATTACACAACTTACTTCATTTCATGTATAGTGACATGAGATTAACTGGCTGTATTGGCTGTATAGAGTTGTAGGAAAGATGACTCCAGTCAAAACAACTGACCAGAAAACAAATTCTTTCTCTGCTCATATACCAGATATACTCCTCTCTCATTTATTTCTCAGTAAAAAGCACttcaacacttttttttcccTGTATAAATCACCATTTGGACCTCTTGGTAAAATACACATCAAATGTTACATGTGTAACAGTAAAGTACAATGTTGGAATTTTCCTGATTAAATGTTGTGGTACAATACTTCTGTTTAACACGTTCCTGTTCTACTTTTTAGAAGTGATAATTGTCTTACTATCAATGTAACAAGAGTCCCATTCCTTAGTTCATGCAGGTTTCCAGAAGCAAGTTCCGCTGTTGCAAATCCTTCGGTGTGAACTTAATGGCTAGCCAGtgagcaatacaaaaaaaaaacaacggacTTGAACATGGATCTGGTATATTTGTGTATGATTCATAGGGATATGCTTTGTAAATtctgtgtgtatataaatatacttTGTGTTACGTGGAAATTGAATTAAAATGCAAAGATGACTTCCTTGGCAACAGAACAGtgtttaaatgtatataaattaTTAGACAGCACCAGCAAAACATGGTGTCATTTACATGGAGTCaggcgtgtgtgtgcgtgtcatgTGAATGCATGCTGCTTGTTAATACCCAGTGAAACAGAAATCGATTTTTAATGTACGGTTTACTTGGCCAGTGTATGCGTGACTCAGAGAGTTAGCCAATTCCAGTCAAAAGGAGATTGATTTTAGACTTGTTTTTATTACACACAAAATGAGAAGCCACTGATGCAAACAGCCATAGTGACAGACTCTCCAGTTCCAAAAAGCCAAGGCTTACTAAAGTACATTAACTTATTATATGTAATTAAACACGGATATGTGTACAAACTCAATGCCGACACATCTATGAAAGACTATTTCCTGTATCCAGCGTCTGTACTAATTACAAGCCATCTGAAAACACCATTtcgttatttaaaagaaaacaaaacaaaaaagatttcGTTATTTATGTTCTTTCTGTACAGCATTATATACAAGTGAACCTGCaaagttttaaaaacagtgtTGAAACATTACCTCTTTTCCATATAAAGCTGAAAACTTTCTCTCACTGTCAAAAAAACAAGACACCTTCTTCCCTGCTGCCTGCTGGTCTCTTCCGAAGGAATGTACACAAACCAGCCAGCTGATGCAAGCTGATGTAACCAAGATCTGGGGCAGCTGGGAACGGTTAGTGAGAGGCACAACACATCCTGCGTTTGTCAGCTGAGTAGCACTGAGGCTTTCAGATGAAGTTTTCCCCCCTCTTCCCTTTAGCACGTGATGAAACCTCAGTCTTCCACTGGACAATGGGGGGACTCGAGGATACTGGCTCTACAGTGAACAGTGGTGATCACACACTGCCTTGGCTGGATTCTGTCAGGGCATTATACTCCCATCCAATGTTCTTTGTGATTTTTGTGCATTGAGTGAACTGGGTTAAAGGTAAAGCTTTCTAAGCAGGAAAGACTAATTAAgggccttggggggggggggtatgtaaaCAGTTTTTCTCTTTTTACTTCAGTCTACCAGGGAGAACAGGCCCTAGTAATGCGAGAAAAACTAAACCAGGGGAGTTAGTGCAGGAAAAGTGTGAGACATTTACACCTGTTTTAAAGGCTCAATAGCATGTGTACACAGCAggatattgtttattttagtgtgcTTGAGATGTATTTCCCTTCTTCAGTTATTTACCTAATTAAATGTCATTTTGAGAAGTGTTTAATGTTATTCTGAGGGATGTCCCTCTTAGATGCTGAAGAAATTGCTAAAGATGAACAGTTTGGCtgtgaaaataaaatctgaatttgGTCCCACCTCCTTTCCCATGAACGCTTTACTTAAAGGGGACTACACCATAGCATTTCTGTACCGGTTCATTCCCTACAGTATTTTCATTGGTACTCATCATGGCATATGTCACCCACTGGTCTCCTCTTTAGTCACTTTGTAGCCCCCTGAACTCTAAACAGCTAAAAATGTCATCTGTACAGCAATATATTTAATGACATAGTAGGAGTCTCACCAGTAGTGGACTACTCAGaatcagaaattaaaatggtCAACGGTAACTAGAGAATAAATCAACTGCTGGTACATGAGCAGGCCTTAGAAGCAACCACAGGTAAAAATACTATACAAGCTACTactacaaggaaaaaaaaaagccttgggTTGATTAACTTCTGAGTATTCAATCATGCCATAACAACATTCTTCCGTCTCCCATCGTAAATTCTATATATGACAAAATCATATATGATTATACAAAAGGCAGACAATTATCTTTGGTACTTTTTTCTTAAGTATACAGGCACTGTTAGAGTAAAATAGCTATTTGGAACTAAACCTTAAGCCCAGCATACATGAGGGCAGACAAAAtatttccttgtgtgtgctggatGTTTCCGTGTTTCTAGAAACACGGAAACATGTTTCCAGAAGCAGACCAGGGTTCTATTTTGAGAAACATCTTCAAAAAACATTTAGCCTTTAGCCAATCAGGAGACACACTGTGAGCATGAGTCATCGGTCATCGGAATTGACCTCTACAAAAGATGACATGGTTTGGAATCCTGCTACAATTAATCGTTTTATTGATATGTACACTGATGCACAGCAGTGTCATTTCGGGATATTCGTAGTCCTATAAGCCTCAGCAGCTCCTCTGAAGTGTCTGGATCCATACGAACCAAATTGTGATAACTTAAGCATAGCTCATTTAAAACATTAGGGtacgctcctctctcctcacaATTTCGGATCCATTCCCTTGTCCAAACGACTCTGTTCCTGTGCTTTCCCATTCTTTTACAAAGCTTTAGCGCAATTATAAGTGCCGCACCACTCAGTGCAATAAGGCTTTCCTACACTTCTGAAGCGTGCTGCAGGAATTCTCGTGTGTTGCTTGAAAAAGGGCTTTAGGAAAAATTAAGACAtattcaatgtttttgttttttctgaaagCAGAATATGGAATAGTATTTGCCATCTTTACTCAAAGTACGTATATTACTGATTGTTGTCATGGCAGTTACTGCGTTTGCCAAGATATCCTTTCATTTCAAGTGCCGTTACAGAGAATTTGCATTAGCTAAAGTAATGAGGGCCTTGCCAACAACATCTCTGTGATTACGAGTTACACAATACACACATGCTCAATACAGCTGTCCCTTTCCAGCAACATATTTCTGAAGGCAGgggttgtggggggagggggaggggggggacgaCTCCCCAACAGGTGTCATGTGTTCATTGAAGAACAGCTCTCATTAATAGATAATACTGTTCTCGAGACACACAGTGCCCAAATAAGATCACTACAGAATTCGTTCTTGCTGTAGAAACTAGAAAATACTgatctgatttttcttttcatacattCAGTGTGCGTGCTTGAGGGCGTTTACTAGAGAGTTTTTAATGTCAAGAAGACAAAACAGTTACAAGCACAGCAATTCAGCTTTTGAAATGCAAGGGTGCATGACATTATCAGGGTTAAAAATAgtta
The DNA window shown above is from Acipenser ruthenus chromosome 24, fAciRut3.2 maternal haplotype, whole genome shotgun sequence and carries:
- the LOC117429043 gene encoding atos homolog protein A-like isoform X1 produces the protein MQCSLVVARRQLPLHKGSSMVYNENKRLHREDASEEYFEYDAEDLLVFLTLLITEGRTPECSVKGRTEGLHCPPAQSGQPVNTKHECSDKLPQCRQARRTRSEVVLLWRNNIPIMVEVMLLPDCCYSDEGSTSEGNDINDPAIKQDALLLERWTLQPVPRQSGDRFIEEKTLLLAVRSYVFFSQLSAWLSASHGVVPRNILYRISAAEEELIWNFTQPPTEHIFPVPNVSHSVALKVRVQSLPRQPNYPVLKCSIHTSLTVYGKKIQEQEENSKHCDITEVNQCSLQGSPQLFSKPTWSPLPDSVVNPRKCSPPEASSPGKAVRWYYSKLNNGSDVRSRQPKNQDYSSTSRGESSKMQPSETQIQSFKSLSLADSHVPASQCTRLSARETNPLIGSLLQERQEVIARIAQHLNYCDPTTPHIPGSLFSNREPNLLGSNSFWSSHEEDSLFKNSKDPSSTNCTPQDGAFPENSCEGKSRSSSSDTPVSLCSKAKIDSELRSSTMPGARRRLLLPDSSEGSRISKTVQDISRLVQDTIQQSQNKCNGLLNSTYEICKEGMVKEPNKTDRVCSKGQKEDLVPCQDTSRLLINTNSTDVHICTNIKSSRTNVPDNNKPDCSLNLQYEACKKLEDTRPKSELQTSDRLHNAKKGPDNVLYKDCFERTKEVYEQNKFQLTETRSHKEINNLKGRDQAEKCTSLQDENKDPSTFTIPILRGSHEDLKGKAERAQDLNVLNVNAPSPLKPCNVWKKQNRRSLDGIAAKAFHPCTGLPLLSSPVPQRRTQTGYFDLATSLSHCKGLPWSSTKRVSLKTEDDEEEQGQQLLSTSAPPASLSLLGNFEESVLNHRLEPLGTIEGFTTEVGASGTFCPSHMTLPVEVSFYSVSDDNAPSPYKGVINLESLGKRGYRVPPSGTIQVTLFNPSKTVVKMFVVIYDLREMPANHQTFLRQRTYSIPMKRDMNGNVNKKNLLQTEERILRYLIHLRFQSSKSGKIYLHRDIKLLFSRKSMEVDSGAAYELKSYTEAPANPPFSQRC